The DNA region GCGGAGTTATTGCAGCCTTATTAAGCACAATCCCAGAAATTGTAACTGTCGCGGGAATTGTTGCTGCATTATTAATTGCACAATGATATGTCTGAAATATTCCATCATATGATCAGGGTAATAGTGTTGGTATTAACTTAATTGAAGTAGTTCCTCAAATTATAACTTCTGTTTGAGCACAATAAGTTATTAGTTTATTATTAAAAACAGACAAGGCCCAAATTTATTATTTACACTACTGCTAGTATAAACTAGCAGTTTTTAAATTTATTTTTTAACTAAATTTAAACAAATAAAAAGAGCACTTTGCTCTTTTTATCTTTTATTTTCAATTTCTTGGTTTTGTTCTTACTGTGTTGCAATATGTTCTTTATAAATTTTTATCGTTTGTTCTTTAGTTAATTTTTCTAATCTTGCTGATTTATATACTACATTTGAGACATGTTTTATTACCCCTGTATAAAAGATTGAATTACCTGTTTGTAATATGTTTTCATTTTTGCTATCAGTTTCAGATTACAATATTTTCTTTATCTTTATAATTGTGAAAATATTGTAAAACTACCCCATTAAATAATTCATTATAAAAATTTTTAATGTCTGATAGTTCTTCTAAGATTATTATTTCTTTTAGATTATTATCATTTGAGATAACTTTTTGCTATATTTTATATTTTTCATCTAATTCTGCTTTAAAATCTGCATATTCATTAGCAATAACTTTTAAATTATTAATAAATTCGATTCTTTTCATTGCAATTTTCTTTAAATATTATTTTTAATTATTATTTATTAAAATGTTTTAACAACTTTTTGAATTTCTTCATCATATTGGTCAATTAACTCATCTGGACTTAGGACATTGGTTGGAGCAACTTTCGTTCCTGCAACAAGAATTGGTTTATTAACAGTAGCACCAACAAATTCTCATGTTCCTTTTAAATATTCGGTGTGATTTCCCCATGGATATCAACCAAAAGGAGCTCCTTGAGTTGTTAAAATTTGTACTTTTAAATTTGTTAATAACCCGATTGCATCACCTTTTTTTGCATATTTATATGAAAATGTTTTATCTGCAACTAACACATGATCTAAGTAATTTTTCATTAAGCCAGAAACATTAAAGTTGTTCATTGGACATACAACAATAACTTTTTGCACTTCTTTTAATTGATTAATATAAACATCAGTATCCTCTGCATTAAAATAAGTGCCAAAATTATCACGCGTAAGTGTTTTAAGGGCCATTGGGGTTTCGTTTAAATCTAAAAGAATAATTTCATCGTTTGCATTTGCTGCTTGATAATATTTAAGAAAACGAGCTGCTAAAGCTTTTGAATATGATTTTTCATTAGGACTAACCGTTCCATAAATTACTAATACTTTAT from Spiroplasma kunkelii CR2-3x includes:
- a CDS encoding FMN-dependent NADH-azoreductase, with translation MANKVLVIYGTVSPNEKSYSKALAARFLKYYQAANANDEIILLDLNETPMALKTLTRDNFGTYFNAEDTDVYINQLKEVQKVIVVCPMNNFNVSGLMKNYLDHVLVADKTFSYKYAKKGDAIGLLTNLKVQILTTQGAPFGWYPWGNHTEYLKGTWEFVGATVNKPILVAGTKVAPTNVLSPDELIDQYDEEIQKVVKTF